ATTTTTGCCGATCCATGGTATGGCAATATCGAAGTCGCGCAGGGTAAATCGGGCCTGACGATCGATTTCAAATCGACCCCGCGCATGGGCGGGCGGCTCGACCATTGGCAATATGATACGTTCGTCACGCGTTTTGACGACAAGACAATCGAACCGGCCTATGTCACTTTCGGTCTCGATGCCGAAGGTAAAGTGGAGCGTGTCACGATGAAGCCGGTCTCTCCGATTGCGGATTTCAGTTACGATTATCAGGATCTTCTCTTCGCACCGGTCGCCGCGGCAAAATGAGCCGGATCACGAAGGCCAAGGGCCTGGTCGCATCGGTTGCGCTGCTGGCGTTCACCGTACCCGCTCACGCGCAGGATGAGGCGGCGCGTGTCGCACGCGTGCTCAAGACGACGCCGATCATCGATGGTCATAATGACTGGCCGGAGACGCTGCGCGAGCGCGAAGGCGAGGGGCGCTGGACGATCGACCTGCGCCGCGGTCTCGACCGCAAGCCCGAGCCGTACAACACCGATATCGAGCGGCTGCGCAAAGGCATGGTCGGCGGCCAGTTCTGGTCAGTCTATGTCTCGGCCAATCTGCCCGGGCCGGAACAGGTCAAGGAGACGCTCGAACAGATCGATTTCGTCCACCAATTGGCCGCGCGCTATCCGGAAACCTTCGCGCTCGCCCGCACCGCGGATGATGTCCGGCGCATCCAGCGCAGCGGCCGCATCGCCTCGATGATCGGTGTCGAGGGCGGCGGCCAGATCGACGGCAGCCTGTCGGTGCTGCGCACCTATCATGATCTTGGCGCGGGTTATCTGACGTTGACTCATTCGCTGACCATCGACTGGGCCGATTCCGCAACCGACAATCCGAAACATGACGGCCTGACCGCGTTCGGCGAGGAGGTGGTGCGCGAGCTCAACCGGCTCGGCATGCTGGTCGATCTCAGCCATGTCAGCGAAGCGACGATGCGCGACGCGCTGCGCGTGTCGAAGGCGCCGGTGATCTACTCGCATTCGGGCGCGCGGGCGCTCGACGACCATCCGCGCAACGTGTCCGACGATGTGCTCAAGCTGGTCGCGGCGAATGGCGGCGTGGTGATGGTCAATTATGCGCCGGGCTATGTCTCCGACGCCTATCGACGCTGGTCGGCGGACCGGGCGGCGGAGCGCACACGGCTCAATGCGCCGCCTTTTGGCGGTCTCTATATCGGCCAGCCGGACAAAGCGAAGGCGGCGTTCGCCGAGTGGGAGAAGGATCATCCCGCACCACGCGTGACGCTGGCGCAAGTGGCCGATCATATCGAGCATATCGCGAAGGTCGCCGGGCCGGACCATGTCGGCATCGGATCGGATTTCGACGGCACCGGCAATGAGTTGCCCGACGGGCTGGGCGATGTCTCGACCTATCCGCAGCTTATGGCCGAACTGATGCGGCGCGGCTGGAGCGATGCGGATATCGCCAAGCTGGCCGGCGGCAACATCCTGCGCGTTATGGCAGCGGCGGAACAAACCGCTGCGTCGATGGCGTCGGCCAGGAAGCGTTAGCTAGATGAATCGCGGTATCGGCCGTGGATGCGGCGTCATCCGGTCGCTCAGGTCGAAGACGATTTCATCGACATAACACCAGCCCCATCCTTCCGGCGGATCATAACCTTCGATGATCGGATGGGTGGTGGCCTGGTAATGTTTGGTCGCATGCTTGTTGGGCGAATCGTCGCAACAGCCGACATGGCCACAGGTCCGGCACAACCGCAGATGGACCCACCAGCCGCCGATACGCAGACACTCCTCGCACCCATCGGCGCTCGGCGTCACATCCGCGATGCCCTGCTGATGGAGACAAGTGTCGGTCATCTGAAATACCCCGTATTGCACACCGGATTGGACATGATGCTAGCAGCGCAGGGCCCGCGCAGAAAGCCGGTATCACACCGCACGCGCCCGGTCGTTCAGCGATCGTGCAATGTCGCCAGCGCAATCCCGGCGAGATTGTGGGCGCGCCCGATCCGCCTGACCCGCACGCCGCCCAGCGGTAAAGCGAGTGCACGGAACGTCTCCAGATGCGTGCGAAATTCCGGACTGCCGCACTTTGCGCCATTGGCCTGATTCACCACCATCGCGGAATCGCCGACCAGCACGAAGTCCGGCAAATCGAGCGACCGCGCGATACGCAAGCCCTCGATCAGCGCCAGCCATTCGGCATCATTGTTCGTGCCGAACCCCAGATTCTGCGAGATAAAAGTGCGACCCTGCGCGACAACCGCGATCTCCATCTCGCCCGGGTTCGGCCGACACCCGCCATCGAAGAAAATTCTGACCTTGCGCTGTCGCATCATGTCGCCCGCTTAGCGCGTCGCTAAACGCTACCCAAGAGCGAGGAGAAATAGTCGTCTACGCTGCCAGGCGCCATTGTCCGCGACCTGCGCGCTTCGCGGCGTATAACGCGACATCGGCCTGAGCCATCATTTCGCGCAGGGTGACCTTGCCGCCGTCGGAACAGGATAGCCCGACGCTCGCACCGATATGCGCGCGCGCGCCCTTGATATGGAAGGCCGACCCGAGCTCGCTGACGATCCGTTCGGCAATAGCCTCGGCCAGAGGCTTGTCGGCATCGAGCAGGATGATGCCGAATTCGTCCCCGCCGACGCGCGCGACATAGTCTTTCTCACGCACCTGGCGCGGCAATCTTTTGCCGACTTCGCTCAGCACCATGTCGCCGGCGGTATGCCCCATCTGGTCGTTGATACGTTTGAAATCGTCGAGGTCGATCAGCAACAGGCAGGCCGAGCGTGCGCCAAGATTCCCCGCCCCGATCGGCGTGGAGAGCATCTCCTCGAACCCGCGGCGGTTGTACAACCCGGTCAGATGGTCGCGCACCACTTGCTCGCGCAGCTTGGCGTTCGCCTCCTGCAGTTCGAGGCCGACGCGCCGGCGCTCGCTCAGATCGACGATTTCGGAAATGAACTGGATCGGCGTGCCATCTTCTTCGCGCACCACGGTTGCGCTGAGCAGGACATGCAGGATCGCGCCGTCGCGGTGCAGATAGCGTTTCTCCATCTGATAGCTGTCGCGCTCGCCGCGCATCACGCTTTCGAACAGATGGAGGTCGGCCTTGATGTCATGGGGGTGCGTGAAATCGGCAAAGTGCATGCCGGTAAGATCTTCGACCGCATAACCGAGCATCGTCGCAAAGGACCGGTTCACTTCGATGCATTGGCCAGTGACGCTGATGATCGCCTTGCCGATCGCCGCGGCGTGGAAGCTCGCGCGGAACATCTGGCGACTGGTCCGGAGTTCCCGCTCCAGCGTGCCAATGTCCTGCATGAAGCTCATCTTGATCCCGCGGCTTGGCCGGTCGGCCCATTCCGATCGCTGGAACAGGCTTAACGCGACCCGGTTAAGGATTGTTTTCCTTAACCGGGTGCGTCGGGCATGATTTTTTTACAATTCAGCGTCGCATCAACACGATGATGAACAGCAGGGCGGAGAGTGTCGGCGCGATCGTACGGACATGGTTCCACTGCACCCACTCGCGCAGATAAGTCTGCCACACCGCGACGATCTCGGTCGGCGGCGCGACGGCAAGCTGGTTGTTCAGCGGCACGTTGAACATCATCGTCACGCCGAAACAGCCGACCACGTAGGACAGGCTTGCGGCCAGGATGAGCTTGGAGTCGAGCGCGGCGAAGGAGAATAAGGACCAGCCGGCCAAGCCGAAGCACAGCAAGGTCGCGCCCATGAACAGG
This portion of the Sphingomonas sp. So64.6b genome encodes:
- a CDS encoding dipeptidase codes for the protein MSRITKAKGLVASVALLAFTVPAHAQDEAARVARVLKTTPIIDGHNDWPETLREREGEGRWTIDLRRGLDRKPEPYNTDIERLRKGMVGGQFWSVYVSANLPGPEQVKETLEQIDFVHQLAARYPETFALARTADDVRRIQRSGRIASMIGVEGGGQIDGSLSVLRTYHDLGAGYLTLTHSLTIDWADSATDNPKHDGLTAFGEEVVRELNRLGMLVDLSHVSEATMRDALRVSKAPVIYSHSGARALDDHPRNVSDDVLKLVAANGGVVMVNYAPGYVSDAYRRWSADRAAERTRLNAPPFGGLYIGQPDKAKAAFAEWEKDHPAPRVTLAQVADHIEHIAKVAGPDHVGIGSDFDGTGNELPDGLGDVSTYPQLMAELMRRGWSDADIAKLAGGNILRVMAAAEQTAASMASARKR
- a CDS encoding UBP-type zinc finger domain-containing protein, which gives rise to MTDTCLHQQGIADVTPSADGCEECLRIGGWWVHLRLCRTCGHVGCCDDSPNKHATKHYQATTHPIIEGYDPPEGWGWCYVDEIVFDLSDRMTPHPRPIPRFI
- a CDS encoding RNase H family protein: MMRQRKVRIFFDGGCRPNPGEMEIAVVAQGRTFISQNLGFGTNNDAEWLALIEGLRIARSLDLPDFVLVGDSAMVVNQANGAKCGSPEFRTHLETFRALALPLGGVRVRRIGRAHNLAGIALATLHDR
- a CDS encoding GGDEF domain-containing protein, with the protein product MSFMQDIGTLERELRTSRQMFRASFHAAAIGKAIISVTGQCIEVNRSFATMLGYAVEDLTGMHFADFTHPHDIKADLHLFESVMRGERDSYQMEKRYLHRDGAILHVLLSATVVREEDGTPIQFISEIVDLSERRRVGLELQEANAKLREQVVRDHLTGLYNRRGFEEMLSTPIGAGNLGARSACLLLIDLDDFKRINDQMGHTAGDMVLSEVGKRLPRQVREKDYVARVGGDEFGIILLDADKPLAEAIAERIVSELGSAFHIKGARAHIGASVGLSCSDGGKVTLREMMAQADVALYAAKRAGRGQWRLAA
- a CDS encoding anthrone oxygenase family protein, producing the protein MKSIPSLLLLVAAIATALNAGVFYAFSSFVMAGLGRIPPEQGANAMNGLNVTAVMAPFMILFMGATLLCFGLAGWSLFSFAALDSKLILAASLSYVVGCFGVTMMFNVPLNNQLAVAPPTEIVAVWQTYLREWVQWNHVRTIAPTLSALLFIIVLMRR